One genomic window of Vulpes vulpes isolate BD-2025 chromosome 11, VulVul3, whole genome shotgun sequence includes the following:
- the LOC112910938 gene encoding olfactory receptor 56A4-like, which translates to MIRTLYMAPPSNYSTAPVSEFLLICFPNYQSWQHWLSLPLSLLFLLAMGANATLLITIRLEASLHEPMYYLLSLLSLLDIVLCLTVIPKVLAIFWFDLRSISFSACFLQMFIMNSFLPMESCTFMVMAYDRYVAICHPLRYSSIITDQFVVGAAIFVVARNGLLTMPIPILSSRLRYCAENIIKNCICTNLSVSKLSCDDITFNQLYQFVAGWTLLGSDLILIILSYSFILKAVLRIKAEGAMAKALGTCGSHFILILFFSTVLLVLVITNLARKRIPPDVPILLNILHHLIPPALNPIVYGVRTKDIKQGIQKLLRRL; encoded by the coding sequence ATGATCAGAACACTTTACATGGCACCACCCAGCAACTACTCCACTGCTCCAGTCTCTGAATTCCTCCTCATCTGCTTCCCTAACTACCAGAGTTGGCAGCACTGGCTGTCCCTGCCcctcagcctcctcttcctcctggccaTGGGGGCCAACGCCACCCTCTTGATCACTATCCGGCTGGAGGCCTCTCTGCACGAGCCCATGTACTACCTGCTcagcctcctctccctgctggACATCGTGCTCTGCCTCACTGTCATCCCCAAGGTCCTGGCCATCTTCTGGTTTGATCTGAGGTCCATCAGTTTCTCTGCCTGCTTCCTCCAGATGTTCATCATGAACAGTTTCCTCCCCATGGAGTCCTGCACATTCATggtcatggcctatgaccgctatgtggccatctgccaccCATTACGATACTCATCTATCATTACTGACCAATTTGTAGTTGGGGCTGCCATCTTTGTTGTGGCCCGGAATGGCCTTCTTACTATGCCTATCCCCATACTTTCTTCCCGGCTCAGATACTGTGCAGAGAACATCATCAAGAACTGTATCTGTACTAACTTGTCTGTATCCAAACTTTCCTGTGATGACATCACCTTCAATCAACTCTACCAGTTTGTGGCAGGCTGGACCCTACTGGGCTCTGACCTCATCCTAATTATTCTGTCCTACTCCTTCATCCTGAAAGCTGTGCTAAGAATCAAGGCTGAGGGTGCTATGGCCAAAGCTCTAGGCACCTGTGGTTCTCACTTCATCCTCATCCTCTTCTTTAGCACAGTCCTGTTGGTTCTGGTCATCACTAACCTGGCCAGGAAGAGAATTCCCCCAGATGTCCCCATCTTGCTCAACATCCTGCACCACCTCATCCCCCCAGCTCTGAACCCCATTGTTTATGGTGTGAGAACCAAGGATATCAAGCAAGGAATCCAGAAGCTACTTAGAAGATTGTAA
- the LOC112910939 gene encoding olfactory receptor 56A4-like: MDSPSNYSTAPVSEFLLICFPNYQSWQHWLSLPLSLLFLLAMGANATLLITIRLEASLHEPMYYLLSLLSLLDIVLCLTVIPKVLAIFWFDLRSISFSACFLQMFIMNCFLAMESCTFMVMAYDRYVAICHPLKYPSIITDQFVVRAAIFIVVRNGFFFLPVPVLSSRLRYCAENIIKNCICTNLSVSKLSCDDITFNRLYQFVAGWTLLGSDLILIILSYSFILKAVLRIKAEGATAKALSTCGSHFILILFFSTVLLVLVITNLARKRIPPDVPILLNILHHLIPPALNPIVYGVRTKEIKQGIQKLLRRL; encoded by the coding sequence ATGGATTCACCCAGCAACTACTCCACTGCTCCAGTCTCTGAATTCCTCCTCATCTGCTTCCCTAACTACCAGAGTTGGCAGCACTGGTTGTCCCTGCCcctcagcctcctcttcctcctggccaTGGGGGCCAACGCCACCCTCTTGATCACTATCCGGCTGGAGGCCTCTCTGCATGAGCCCATGTACTACCTGCTcagcctcctctccctgctggACATCGTGCTCTGCCTCACTGTCATCCCCAAGGTCCTGGCCATCTTCTGGTTTGATCTGAGGTCCATCAGCTTCTCTGCCTGCTTCCTCCAGATGTTCATCATGAATTGCTTCCTTGCCATGGAGTCCTGCACATTCATggtcatggcctatgaccgctatgtggccatctgccaccCACTGAAGTACCCATCCATCATCACTGACCAATTTGTGGTTAGAGCTGCCATATTTATTGTGGTCAGGaatggcttcttttttcttcctgttccagtacTTTCTTCCCGGCTCAGATACTGTGCAGAGAACATCATCAAGAACTGTATATGCACTAACCTGTCTGTGTCCAAACTCTCCTGTGATGACATCACCTTCAACCGGCTCTACCAGTTTGTGGCAGGCTGGACCCTATTGGGCTCTGACCTCATCCTAATTATTCTGTCCTACTCCTTCATCCTGAAAGCTGTGCTAAGAATCAAGGCTGAGGGTGCTACAGCCAAGGCCCTGAGCACGTGTGGTTCCCACTTCATCCTCATTCTCTTCTTCAGCACAGTCTTGTTGGTTCTGGTCATCACTAACCTGGCCCGGAAGAGAATTCCCCCAGATGTCCCCATCCTACTCAACATCCTGCACCACCTCATTCCCCCAGCTCTGAACCCCATTGTTTATGGTGTGAGAACCAAGGAGATCAAGCAAGGAATCCAGAAGCTGCTGAGAAGGTTGTAA